In the Leptospira bourretii genome, one interval contains:
- a CDS encoding 6-hydroxymethylpterin diphosphokinase MptE-like protein → MRFLSTFNVDSIPVVLGLGALHVVRSFIANPNHPIIIFWEPEKEVYELNEFQSELEDLKNKAKAQGCYLFFVTGTTPNWADLKTIVKNTQTEANSSRSKWRLYISPSYERFFSDLVSVCKNNFQSQFISNEINQNTIEHFSKLWTHNYLKNRTGLFFNDTNVRWFQSFSGEKTSILFLGASPGLEIDLPTIQKKRSTFLIFASDTSIGYLLPNGIVPDYIVSFDSGRGTTYHFLTEIPSNIPIITWLGGAPYIFELKNPKFLVNTGHPLDQILEHLFQTGLGKKWPHYSNPSLNLLGMVLSMTNQIKNREFFVSGVSYMAERGKSHCIGTGYERFYLPTTNRKKSLEQVTKRLYSGERKGKNQIAWEQMNQKESALKIQNLKETNGSNLTSKPKAEHFLESFQGFPPSITDLAKWANQDQSGIIHRKTLNTWLRFSLS, encoded by the coding sequence ATTCCCGTTGTCCTAGGTCTCGGTGCCTTACATGTAGTAAGATCTTTCATTGCCAATCCGAACCATCCCATCATTATCTTTTGGGAACCAGAAAAGGAAGTTTATGAATTAAATGAATTCCAATCGGAACTTGAAGATCTAAAAAACAAAGCTAAGGCCCAGGGTTGTTATTTATTTTTTGTCACTGGTACAACACCAAATTGGGCGGACCTCAAAACCATTGTCAAAAACACCCAAACGGAAGCGAATTCATCCCGATCCAAATGGAGGTTGTACATATCGCCAAGTTATGAACGTTTTTTTTCAGACTTGGTATCGGTTTGCAAAAACAATTTTCAATCGCAGTTTATTTCTAATGAAATCAATCAAAACACCATCGAACATTTCAGTAAGTTATGGACTCATAATTATTTAAAAAATAGAACCGGTCTGTTTTTTAACGATACAAACGTTCGTTGGTTTCAATCCTTCTCAGGTGAAAAAACATCTATTTTATTTTTGGGTGCAAGTCCAGGTTTAGAAATCGATCTTCCCACCATCCAAAAAAAACGTTCCACTTTTCTAATTTTTGCCAGTGATACTTCTATTGGTTATCTTTTGCCAAACGGTATTGTTCCTGATTATATTGTTTCGTTTGATTCTGGCCGGGGAACCACCTATCATTTTTTAACAGAAATTCCATCAAATATTCCCATCATTACTTGGTTAGGTGGAGCACCTTATATTTTTGAACTAAAAAATCCAAAATTTTTGGTCAATACGGGTCACCCACTCGATCAAATCCTGGAACATCTATTTCAAACTGGATTGGGAAAAAAATGGCCACATTATTCCAACCCTAGTTTGAATTTATTGGGAATGGTTTTATCGATGACAAACCAGATAAAAAACAGAGAATTTTTTGTAAGTGGGGTAAGTTATATGGCAGAACGTGGAAAATCCCATTGCATAGGAACTGGATACGAACGGTTTTATCTTCCAACCACGAATAGAAAAAAAAGTTTAGAACAAGTCACCAAACGACTGTATTCTGGTGAACGAAAAGGCAAAAATCAAATTGCCTGGGAACAAATGAATCAAAAGGAATCTGCTTTAAAGATTCAAAATCTCAAAGAAACAAATGGATCAAATCTAACATCTAAGCCAAAAGCAGAACATTTCCTAGAATCGTTTCAGGGTTTTCCCCCATCTATTACGGATCTGGCAAAGTGGGCTAACCAAGACCAATCCGGAATCATTCATAGAAAAACTCTTAATACTTGGTTGCGGTTTTCACTAAGTTAA